In the genome of Streptomyces sp. P3, the window CGGCCGGCATCAATGGCTCGATCCGGTCCCACATCACATCAGTGATCACTAACCGGACAGATACATCCGATCAACCCATGAGAGAGCCACGCTCTATGTGTCGGCGGTTGGCGGGGACCCTCGTGGCTTCGTTCCCGGGCGTGGGGCGTGGGGGTGCGGGGTGCGGGGTGCGGGAGGCTCCTGGTCGTTGTGGTTGGTGGGTTGGCCGGGCGCGGTGGGGGCCGGGTGTTCGTGGTGGGGTGGTGGGGATGGGTTGCTATACGGCTGCTTTGTGGGGGACGGCGCGGTCGCGTTGGTCGATTTCCTCGGCGAATTCGAGCCAGGTGGCTGCGTATTGACGTGCGAGGGTGCCGATGAGTTCTCCGCAGTGCGGGGGTACGGCCTCGGCGATCCGCGCCAGGGTGTCCGGTTTGGCCTCGTCCCCGGGTGCGGGCCCATGCGCGAGTGATCAGACGAAGGCCGCCCCCGCGTCCGGCGAATCCCCGGATGAGCGACCCAGATCGACACACGGTTCGAAGCCGGGAGATAAGAAGCAAGCTCGGGGTGCAAATGTTGCTGCTTCCACCGGACTACCAGCGAATACCCGCCGCCGTACGGCAGGCAGCTGGACCCGTCATGGCCCGGCAGGTCGGTGGGATGCCGGGAGTGGACGTCAACGTGCGGGCCAAGCTGGAACCACTGCGCGGGAAGCTCGTCGGACTCGTCGACCGTGGCTGGCTGCTGAAGCTACCCGACGGCCGGTTTACCCCCCGCCTGTGAGCGGCTGCCGCTGATCACGTGCTTCGCCCCGTCCGAGATCGTTGCCAGCGGATGGGGAACTGCTCGGCTCCCCTGCTGAAACTCGCGGTAGAAATTGCCCATCACCGCGGCGACCGGCGCGTAACGGACAAGGAGCGCCGCGACCGACGCGGGAACGTCCTGTGGGGCCACCCGCTGGGCGCACGCATTCACAAACTTTCTGCGTTCTTCCGGTGTGTATCCGTAGAGAGCGACGGCCAGCCAGTTCACCAGGTGGGTGACGGCGTAGTACTGGTCGTAGGTGCGGTGCTGTTCGAAGAAGTCGGCCTCGTCCCGTGTGAGGTCGAAGTGTGCGGAGATCGCGAGTCCGTAGTCGGTGAAGAAGAGCTGTCGGCCGTCGGTGAGGATGTTCTCGAAGTGGGCGTCGAAGTGCAGAAGCCCGCGGGCGTTCATGAACGAGATGCTGGCTTTCAGCTCGTCGTCGACCATGGCGCAGGCCCGCTCGGCCGGCTCGCCGCCGGCCTCGATCTGTACACCCAGCCAGTCGTGCAGGTTTTGCGGGATGTACTCCAGGAACAGTACGAGGCTTGCCGTGGAATGCCGGAGAGCCTCGATCCGCCGGCGTACGGCTGATCCGCCTCCCCAGTAGGCGACAGCTCGATCCACATCGGCCAGTTCCTCGGGCAGCGGCTGGCCAGAGTCCGGGATCACCCGCCAGTGGTACATCAGAGGGAAGCCCTCGTGGTCTCCCGCAACCACCCAGTTCGTCGTCATGGTGTGTACGGCCAGTTCCCGCCAGGCCCCGAACCCCGGGCCGCCGATCGTGCCGATGCCGTAGTGGCAGAAGACCGGAAGTCCGAACAGGTTCGCGGTGGAGTGAACATGCTCCGGCCGTCGCTCCAGATCAGTCAGCCGTACTTGTTTGACGAAGACCGGGGTTCCCTCGACCTCCAGCAGGACCGTCTTCCCGCCGATGCCCGACCCCAGCGGTGCGCCGGCGTCCACGAACTCGCGCAGACTGCGCTCACTGCGCAGCGCCAGCGATGTGGAAACGGCCTCGTGGGCGGCCAGACGGGCACCGCGGGACATATCAGGGTCCTTCACTCACGCCTCCAACCGTGCCTCACCTCTTGTCCAACGGCATCAGCAGATACCGGGGCGGGAGCCGAAGGGCACCCTCCCGCGTCGGAGCCGGTGCGATGTGGCGGGCGCAACTGGCAGCCTTTCCCATGCAGTTGAGGGCGTGTGACGGAAACCAAAGGGCACACTGAGAACTCCTGCGCACTTACCTACCAGTGCGGTCCACCGCTGTCCACGCGCACCGTGAACCACCTCGCCGGTGCGCTGGGGCACCCTCTGAAGGTGATCCGTTCCAGGTGGCGGATCCTGCCGCCAGGGGAGCGGAGCGGTGATCGTCCCGGCCGTACTGCGGCACGACCAGCGCCTGGCCGACATGACGGGCGGCAACAACGTGGCCGAGTCCACCGTCCGCCGCTGACGCGACGAGCCATGAGGTGCTGCGTTCCGGCCCCGAGCGGCGGGCATCCGTGCCGCGGCCGGGTCGGCATCGCGTAAGTGCACCGGCACGCCGTGCGCGCGCAGTGCCAGCGCGACGGAGGCTCCCATGAGCCCTGTGCCCGATCACCAGCGCGGAGTGCATAACGGCAGCGTCCGGTCCCTTGGCCGACCATCCGGTCGTTCGGGACCTTGGGGACCGTGGACGGCGGCCGGGCCGGGTGAAAGGGCCGGACGGGGCCCGTGACGTCCGGCGCCGCGCGGTGATCCGAGGCCGGCGCGTCCTTTGGGCGGAATGCACCGCGCGTCGCTTCCGCACCGTAGCGGAGAGAGTAATTCCGCATTTCCGAATACAGACCTCGCCCTCCTGGAGGCGATGTTCCCCGGTGTTACCCTCCCGGTCGGATGATCACATTGTCGGTGAGGTGCGGGGTGTTTCGCCTCGCAGTTGAAGGGTCGGGGGATGACGGGCACGTCGGTGCGCCGGACCGGTTCCCGCTACGCGGGGGTGAGGGTGACGTCGGTGGCGCTCGCGCTGCGCTGGGCGGCGTCGCGGTACAGCTTCGTCGAGGAGGAGGTGGCGGGGCTGAGGCCGTGGGTGCGGCCGGGCGCGGTATGCCTCGACATCGGCGCCGAGTACGGCCTCTACACCTGGACCCTGTCCGCGCTGGCCGGTCCTTCCGGCGCTGTGTACAGCGTGGAGCCGCTGCACGGCC includes:
- a CDS encoding protein kinase family protein, encoding MSRGARLAAHEAVSTSLALRSERSLREFVDAGAPLGSGIGGKTVLLEVEGTPVFVKQVRLTDLERRPEHVHSTANLFGLPVFCHYGIGTIGGPGFGAWRELAVHTMTTNWVVAGDHEGFPLMYHWRVIPDSGQPLPEELADVDRAVAYWGGGSAVRRRIEALRHSTASLVLFLEYIPQNLHDWLGVQIEAGGEPAERACAMVDDELKASISFMNARGLLHFDAHFENILTDGRQLFFTDYGLAISAHFDLTRDEADFFEQHRTYDQYYAVTHLVNWLAVALYGYTPEERRKFVNACAQRVAPQDVPASVAALLVRYAPVAAVMGNFYREFQQGSRAVPHPLATISDGAKHVISGSRSQAGGKPAVG